Genomic segment of Pararhodobacter zhoushanensis:
TGCCGAGATCCTCGCCCAGGCCCCCGCCGAGGTTTACGGCGCGGCGGCGGATGCGCACCGCCTGCCGCCGCTGGACCACGCCTTTGCCCCCGGCGACACACTGCCCGGTGGCGCGCAGGTGATGGACGCGCCCGGTCACACTGTGGGCCACGTCGCCTTTTACTATCCTGCGCTCAAGGCTCTGTTCACCGCCGACAGCCTGATGACCCACGGTTGCGGTCGTCTGTTCGAAGGCACGCCGGACCAGATGTTTGACACCATCGCCGCCTTCGCCGCCCTGCCCGATGACACGCGGATCTATTCGGGGCATGATTATGCCCGTGCCAACCTGAACTTTGCGGCGCAGTATGCGCCCGAGCCGTCGGCACTGGCCGCCCGGCAGGCCGAGTTGCAGCAGTTGGCAGACAAAGGACTGCCGACAACCGGCACGACCCTTGAAAGTGAGAAGCAACTGAACCCATATCTGCGCTGTCACCTTCCCGCGGTGGCGCAAGCCGCCGGTTGCCCCGGCGCAGACCCCCGGCGCGTTCTGGCTGAAATCCGCCGCCAGAAGAACAACGCGTGATTGCAAACCCCGGAATCGCGGCGCCTTATTGGCTACATGAGGCCCCCACGCTGCCGCCCTAAAAGGCAGCAAACTGAAATGTGACGCAATTCTCTACCAGAAAAGACTTGAAGCGCCGCCGGGAAAACCAAAGTTTAATCTCATGGACCCACCCTGCGGTGACCCGGATCGAAACAGGGACAGAACGCTCCCCCGTCGATCCGCCCCCAGCGGCGAAAGCCGCGCAAAGTGAAGGAGCAAGGACGTGCCCTCGTTTTCTGCGACCCTTGAACAGGCGATCCACGGTGCGCTGGCCTTGGCCAACACGCGCCGGCACGAGCTTGCCACGCTCGAGCACCTGCTGCTCGCGCTTATCGACGAACCCGATGCCGCCCGCGTCATGCAGGCGTGCAACGTCGACGTAACAGATCTGCGAAAAACGCTTGAAGAGTTCATCGATGATGACCTCGCGACGC
This window contains:
- the gloB gene encoding hydroxyacylglutathione hydrolase, which codes for MTIEIIRCLADNYAYLIHDAARGETTLIDAPEAAPILATLKGKGWTLTRILITHHHNDHIDGVAEILAQAPAEVYGAAADAHRLPPLDHAFAPGDTLPGGAQVMDAPGHTVGHVAFYYPALKALFTADSLMTHGCGRLFEGTPDQMFDTIAAFAALPDDTRIYSGHDYARANLNFAAQYAPEPSALAARQAELQQLADKGLPTTGTTLESEKQLNPYLRCHLPAVAQAAGCPGADPRRVLAEIRRQKNNA